A portion of the Oxynema aestuarii AP17 genome contains these proteins:
- the lpxB gene encoding lipid-A-disaccharide synthase — protein MDRGRAVRIFICTGEVSGDLQGAILVESLFQQAARQGIDLQIVALGGAQMARAGAELLADTTAIGSVGLWESLPFVWPTLQIQRRAKRYLRENPPDLVVAIDYMGPNLAIANFVKRHLPQVKVIYYIAPQEWVWSLGDRTTSEIVRLCDRILAIFPEEARYYREKGASVTWVGHPLLDRQSQWPARDRAREKWAIAPETPAIVLLPASRIQEIRYLLPPLFEAARRIQAALPEVRFYVPLSLGTYREAIEGAIARYGLQATVVDREDTPWAIACADLALTKSGTVNLEIALAGVPQVVLYRVSPLTAWIARHLLRFSIPFMSPPNLVLMKSVVPELLQEEATPENIAREGLQLLRDRETREAMFADYARMKEALGEVGVCDRAAKFLLQWAGDR, from the coding sequence ATGGATCGAGGGCGCGCGGTGCGGATATTTATTTGTACCGGAGAGGTCTCCGGGGATTTACAAGGGGCGATCCTGGTCGAGTCGTTATTCCAGCAGGCGGCGAGGCAGGGGATCGACTTGCAAATCGTGGCGTTAGGCGGGGCGCAAATGGCGCGCGCGGGTGCCGAATTGCTCGCCGATACGACGGCGATCGGATCGGTGGGATTGTGGGAGTCGCTGCCGTTTGTGTGGCCGACGTTGCAGATTCAACGGCGCGCCAAACGGTATTTGAGGGAGAATCCGCCGGATCTGGTCGTGGCGATCGATTATATGGGGCCGAATTTGGCGATCGCCAATTTTGTGAAGCGGCATTTACCCCAAGTTAAGGTGATTTACTATATCGCGCCGCAAGAGTGGGTCTGGTCTCTGGGCGATCGCACCACCAGCGAGATCGTCCGTCTGTGCGATCGCATTTTGGCGATTTTCCCCGAAGAAGCCCGCTATTACCGGGAGAAAGGCGCTTCGGTGACTTGGGTGGGCCATCCCTTGCTCGATCGCCAGTCCCAATGGCCCGCACGCGATCGCGCCCGGGAAAAATGGGCGATCGCCCCGGAAACCCCCGCGATCGTCTTATTACCAGCATCTCGAATTCAAGAAATCCGCTACTTGCTACCCCCCCTGTTCGAGGCGGCGCGTCGGATTCAAGCGGCCCTACCCGAAGTGCGCTTTTACGTTCCCCTGTCTCTGGGGACGTACCGGGAGGCGATCGAAGGGGCGATCGCCCGCTACGGCTTGCAGGCGACCGTCGTAGACCGCGAGGACACGCCGTGGGCGATCGCCTGCGCCGATTTGGCCCTGACCAAATCCGGTACGGTCAACCTCGAAATTGCCCTCGCCGGGGTGCCTCAAGTGGTGCTTTACCGCGTCAGTCCGCTTACGGCGTGGATCGCCCGCCACCTGTTGCGCTTCTCGATTCCGTTCATGTCGCCGCCGAATTTGGTGTTGATGAAATCGGTGGTTCCGGAGTTGTTGCAGGAAGAAGCGACGCCGGAAAATATCGCCCGGGAAGGGCTGCAGTTATTGCGCGATCGCGAAACCCGCGAGGCAATGTTCGCCGATTACGCCCGCATGAAGGAAGCCTTGGGGGAAGTCGGGGTCTGCGATCGCGCCGCCAAGTTCTTGCTGCAGTGGGCGGGCGATCGTTAA
- the lpxA gene encoding acyl-ACP--UDP-N-acetylglucosamine O-acyltransferase, translated as MRTLIHPSAVIHPDAQIHPTVEVGPYATIAAQVKVGPGTKIGAHVVLDGQTEIGAANRIYPGAAIGLEPQDLKYDGAPSLTKIGDGNTIREYVTINRATGEGEVTAIGNDNLLMAYVHVAHNCRIADRVVIANNVALAGHVQIEDRAVLGGVLGIHQFVHIGRLAMIGGMSRVDRDVPPYMLVEGNPCRVRSLNLVGLKRAALTREDHQLLKKAFRILYRSGDTLQHALEQLDLLPENEYVAHLQRFLVASLGEGRRGPTSGSKGSRS; from the coding sequence ATGAGGACACTGATTCACCCGAGTGCGGTCATCCATCCGGATGCCCAGATTCATCCCACTGTTGAGGTCGGTCCTTACGCGACGATCGCAGCGCAAGTCAAGGTCGGTCCGGGAACGAAGATCGGCGCGCATGTCGTGTTGGACGGTCAGACGGAAATCGGGGCAGCCAATCGCATTTATCCGGGGGCGGCGATCGGTCTGGAACCTCAAGATTTAAAGTACGACGGCGCGCCGAGTCTGACCAAAATCGGCGACGGCAATACGATTCGGGAATACGTGACGATCAATCGGGCGACGGGAGAAGGCGAAGTGACGGCGATCGGCAATGATAATTTGCTGATGGCTTACGTTCATGTTGCCCACAACTGTCGCATCGCCGATCGCGTGGTGATTGCCAATAATGTCGCCCTGGCGGGTCACGTCCAAATTGAGGATCGCGCCGTTCTCGGCGGGGTTTTGGGGATTCACCAATTCGTGCATATCGGTCGGTTGGCGATGATCGGCGGCATGAGTCGGGTAGACCGGGACGTGCCGCCGTACATGCTCGTCGAAGGCAATCCCTGCCGGGTGCGATCGCTCAATCTGGTGGGCTTAAAACGGGCGGCATTGACCCGAGAAGACCACCAATTGCTAAAAAAGGCATTTCGCATCCTTTACCGCAGTGGCGACACGTTACAGCACGCTCTCGAACAGTTGGATTTACTCCCGGAGAACGAATATGTCGCCCACCTGCAGCGCTTTTTAGTCGCTTCTCTCGGCGAAGGACGGCGCGGTCCGACCTCCGGCTCGAAGGGGTCGCGTTCGTAG
- the fabZ gene encoding 3-hydroxyacyl-ACP dehydratase FabZ codes for MSSSTDLNNSAHRQTEPQTDEESKPTPSQLSIEEIHKLLPHRYPFALVDRILEYVPGERAVGLKNISFNEPQFQGHFPQRPIMPGVLMVEAMAQVGGVVLTQLPGMEGALFLFAGIDKVRFRRPVVPGDQLIMTTELMRMRRRFAQMKARAEVEGQLAVEGELMFSLVD; via the coding sequence ATGTCCAGTTCGACCGACCTTAACAATTCTGCCCACCGTCAAACCGAACCTCAAACCGATGAGGAGAGCAAGCCGACGCCTTCCCAATTATCGATCGAAGAAATACACAAACTCCTTCCCCATCGCTATCCCTTCGCCCTCGTCGATCGCATCCTCGAATACGTCCCCGGCGAACGGGCCGTGGGGTTGAAAAATATTAGCTTTAACGAACCCCAGTTCCAAGGGCATTTTCCCCAACGCCCGATTATGCCGGGAGTGCTGATGGTCGAAGCGATGGCCCAAGTCGGCGGCGTCGTTTTAACCCAACTGCCGGGAATGGAAGGCGCTTTGTTCCTCTTTGCCGGAATTGATAAAGTCCGCTTTCGTCGTCCGGTGGTTCCCGGCGACCAATTGATTATGACCACGGAATTAATGAGAATGCGGCGGCGGTTCGCTCAAATGAAAGCGCGCGCCGAAGTTGAGGGCCAACTGGCTGTAGAAGGGGAATTAATGTTTTCCCTCGTGGATTGA
- the lpxC gene encoding UDP-3-O-acyl-N-acetylglucosamine deacetylase, producing the protein MTAERTEHRSAYTLAGEFTLSGVGLHSGEITTVTVKPEWTTPGRVFVRRDLPNGPTIPARVEAVSQTTLSTELKADGAEVRTVEHLLASLVGMGIDRARIEIDGPEVPLLDGSAQPWVEAIARVGRVAVPEAIVQPVVLDEPIVLRDGDAFVAAFPDEGVRISYGIDFPYAAIGNQWYSWSPDPGQIEPSDFARAIAPARTFGFADQIEALRNAGLIKGGSLDNALVCSADGWLNGPLRFANEPVRHKILDLVGDLSLLGVLPQAHLVAYKASHKLHVRLARAIAESGSSRNCSTPTQSTAQLT; encoded by the coding sequence ATGACAGCAGAACGGACAGAGCACCGGAGTGCGTACACTTTGGCCGGGGAATTTACCCTGTCCGGGGTCGGCTTGCATAGCGGCGAAATCACCACGGTGACGGTCAAACCGGAGTGGACGACCCCGGGGCGGGTGTTCGTGCGCCGCGATCTCCCCAACGGACCGACGATTCCGGCGCGGGTGGAAGCGGTGAGCCAAACCACCCTTTCGACGGAATTGAAAGCGGACGGGGCCGAGGTGCGAACCGTGGAACACCTGTTAGCGTCCCTGGTCGGGATGGGGATCGATCGCGCCCGCATCGAAATCGACGGCCCGGAAGTGCCGTTACTCGACGGTTCCGCCCAACCCTGGGTGGAGGCGATCGCCCGGGTCGGACGAGTGGCGGTTCCCGAGGCGATCGTCCAACCCGTCGTGTTGGACGAACCGATTGTCCTGCGCGACGGCGATGCCTTCGTGGCGGCGTTTCCCGACGAGGGAGTGCGAATCAGTTACGGGATCGATTTTCCCTATGCGGCGATCGGCAATCAGTGGTACAGTTGGTCCCCGGATCCCGGTCAAATCGAGCCGTCCGACTTTGCACGGGCGATCGCCCCGGCCCGGACTTTCGGTTTTGCCGACCAAATCGAAGCCTTACGCAATGCAGGTTTAATCAAAGGCGGCAGCTTGGACAACGCCCTCGTTTGCAGCGCCGACGGCTGGCTCAACGGACCGTTACGATTTGCAAATGAACCCGTGCGTCATAAAATTTTAGACTTAGTAGGAGATCTCAGCTTGCTCGGGGTGCTGCCCCAAGCTCATCTCGTCGCCTACAAAGCCAGTCACAAGCTGCACGTCCGGCTCGCGCGGGCGATCGCCGAGTCCGGAAGCTCTCGCAACTGTTCGACTCCAACTCAATCCACAGCCCAACTCACCTGA